In Alteromonas sp. RKMC-009, the genomic stretch AGCTAACTATCTGGGCATAGAGCATAAAAAGTCTTATTTGCTTAACGATGATGAAGCGACCTGTCACAAACTCATCGGCGCAAAAATGGTTCCTATTCTGGAATTTGACGACGGCACAGCCATGGGTGAAAGCCTGGATATTGTCGAAAAGCTGATTGAAATGGCCCCTGCGGGGAAGAAGTTGTTACCGAAGACAGAACCGGAAAAGTATACCAAACACCTGGAATCCGTCTCGTTTGAAATAAATGCGTTGCTGTTTCCCCGTAATGTCATGATTGAGCAGCCGGAGTTTGCAACAGAAGAAGCCCGCGAGTATTTCAGGAAGAAGAAAGAGAAATCACTCGGTATGTCATTTGAAGAGGCTTTTGATAACACAGAGCAGTATAAAAAGGCAGTTGAAGTGGCACTGGCAGATATGCCTGCGCCCCCTTTGCCGGCTCAGCAAATGAACCAGTTGGGGTGGAATGATATCTTTGTTTTCCCGGTTTTAAGAAACCTGACAATGGTAAAAGATTTGGCGATGCCCGATGAACTGGCACAGTATGTTGCTGCGGTGGCAGAGCTTACAGATATAAAGTTGTACACGGATTTGGCTAAATAATCCGTTCATAGAAAATAAAAAGTTGTACTTAAATTTGGCTTGCCGTTAATGTGGCATTTATAGTGGTCGAATGAGTACAACTAAAGGAGTAATCAGGTGGTAATCCGGTCGACTTCCCGCTCACTGGCAGATTGTCATGTTCTTATCGTTGATGACCAGGCGTCAAGTCGTCTGGTCATGTCGACGTTGCTGGAGAATGTGGCCCGTTGTGACTCTGTTGCCAGTGCAGAAGAAGCCCTGGAGTTTTGCAGCAGAACCCTGCCTGATTTAATCCTTATGGATGTGTTTATGCCAGATATGGATGGCCACGAAGCGTGTCGTCAACTGGCTAACAACCCTAAAACCCAGCACATTCCCGTTGTCTTTGTTACTGCTTCAGTGTCCGATGAGGCGCAGGAAAAGTGCTGGAATGCCGGTGGCGTGGATTTTGTGCAAAAGCCGGTTAATGCCACCACACTGATAAATCGCGTAAAGTCTCATCTGGCCCATAAATTAAAAACTGACCTGCTTGAGCAGCTTATTTATACCGACAGGCTAACAGGCTGCTTTAACAGGCATTATCTTGAAGAAAGCTTACCGGATATTGTCAGAGAGTCCGACCGCACGGGCACACCGCTCTCGATTGCGATTTTCGATATCGATTTATTCAAGCAGTACAACGACAAGTATGGTCACATTGAAGGTGACACCTGCTTGTGGAAAATCGCCAAAGCCTTAAAAAGCTCACTGCTAAGACCGATGGACAGATTAATACGGGTTGGTGGTGAGGAATTCCTGATTATTCTGCCAGGCACTCATGAAGAAGGCGCGCAAACAGTATGTGAGCGCATACTTCAGACAGTGAGTACTGAGCATATTGCTCACGCCCTGTCTCCTTCCGGTTTTTTAACCGTCAGTGCCGGTGCTGCAACTTATCACCCGAATTCTGCAGACATGATTGATGAAACCATGCTTGCGGCCGATAAGTGTTTATATCTGGCAAAAGAAAACGGCCGTAACTCCTATGCGTTTGTCGGTCCGGACGGAGAATCACGGGTAGGTGCAGGATGAATGACTTTCCGGTATTAGATAAAGAAACCGCATTATCGCGGCTGGCGAATAATCACAGCCTGTATAACAAAGTGCTGGTCATGTTTACTGAGCAGGCCGGGGAGATGCTGACTGTGCTGGAAGCACTGCCGCAAGACCAGATAGCAGATCAGCACCTTGCACTGCATTCACTGAAAGGGTCTGCCGGAGAAGTGGGTGCCACCAGACTGTTTTATACTCTGCAGCAAATTGATCAGACCCTGAAAACAGCGCCGGAGCATGTCACTGCAGATCAAATTGAAGATGTGATTGCGGAAATCAGGCGCATACTGAACATAACGGCTCCCGGTAACCCCGCCGCCTGAATTACGGCATCAGGATACCGCTAACCGGTAGCCCTTATTTTCTGAATCATCGCAGGGCTATGCCGTACTTCATGACAAAAGCGCAACAGTGCATCCAGTGAGTCCGGTTTTGCAATCAGGTAACCCTGGAAATAACGGCAACCCAATGCAATAAGTTTATCCAGCTGCTCTGCGGTCTCCACCCCTTCTGCAACTACGTCATACTGACATATGCGGGCAATCGACACGATAGCATCCACAATCACCGCACTTTTCTCACTCTCCAGCGTCCACACAAAACTGCGGTCGATTTTAATTTCATTCACCGGCATATTCAGCAAATGTTGAAGAGAAGCATGACCAGTACCGAAGTCATCCAGCGATAACTTAACGCCAAGATTCCGGATGGCCTGAATAGATTC encodes the following:
- the grxB gene encoding glutaredoxin 2 translates to MPTLHQYLHCPYCVRADMTANYLGIEHKKSYLLNDDEATCHKLIGAKMVPILEFDDGTAMGESLDIVEKLIEMAPAGKKLLPKTEPEKYTKHLESVSFEINALLFPRNVMIEQPEFATEEAREYFRKKKEKSLGMSFEEAFDNTEQYKKAVEVALADMPAPPLPAQQMNQLGWNDIFVFPVLRNLTMVKDLAMPDELAQYVAAVAELTDIKLYTDLAK
- a CDS encoding GGDEF domain-containing response regulator; this encodes MVIRSTSRSLADCHVLIVDDQASSRLVMSTLLENVARCDSVASAEEALEFCSRTLPDLILMDVFMPDMDGHEACRQLANNPKTQHIPVVFVTASVSDEAQEKCWNAGGVDFVQKPVNATTLINRVKSHLAHKLKTDLLEQLIYTDRLTGCFNRHYLEESLPDIVRESDRTGTPLSIAIFDIDLFKQYNDKYGHIEGDTCLWKIAKALKSSLLRPMDRLIRVGGEEFLIILPGTHEEGAQTVCERILQTVSTEHIAHALSPSGFLTVSAGAATYHPNSADMIDETMLAADKCLYLAKENGRNSYAFVGPDGESRVGAG
- a CDS encoding Hpt domain-containing protein, which produces MNDFPVLDKETALSRLANNHSLYNKVLVMFTEQAGEMLTVLEALPQDQIADQHLALHSLKGSAGEVGATRLFYTLQQIDQTLKTAPEHVTADQIEDVIAEIRRILNITAPGNPAA